In one window of Enoplosus armatus isolate fEnoArm2 chromosome 7, fEnoArm2.hap1, whole genome shotgun sequence DNA:
- the tor3a gene encoding torsin-3A: MFVRWLLPALWALSAEADFFQFDSISNASTYYFNYIYCNIWDGDCQPNQDDATQQVPTRDLWAGFPQDYVSLLHQWYCSLGQCCDSGDCRITNNITGLATDLQTKLHGQHLAQSVVLKAIQGFINNPESNKPLTLSFHGWSGTGKNFVARIIADNLYRDGVKSECVRLFIAPFHFPHARLVDTYKGQLREAIRDMVLRCAQTLFIFDEAEKLHPGLIDAIKPYMDHYDNVDGVSYRRALFLFLSNIGGATINDVALDFWHSGQNREDIGMEDLEHRLRAETMESQGGFAQSELMSGHLIDFFVPFLPLEYRHVKLCARDAYAARGLETDEATLDEVAKAMLYVPKEERLFSAQGCKSIPQRINFFLP, from the exons ATGTTCGTGCGGTGGCTGCTGCCTGCGCTCTGGGCTCTGTCCGCAGAGGCAGACTTCTTCCAGTTCGACAGCATCTCCAATGCTTCCACTTActattttaattacatttattgcAATATATGGGATGGGGATTGTCAGCCCAACCAAGACGATGCTACACAGCAAG TTCCTACCAGGGATCTGTGGGCAGGTTTCCCTCAGGACTACGTTAGCCTGCTGCACCAGTGGTACTGTAGCCTGGGCCAGTGCTGTGACTCTGGAGACTGCAGGATAACCAACAACATCACAG GTTTGGCGACGGACCTTCAGACAAAGCTCCATGGGCAGCACCTGGCTCAGTCTGTGGTTCTGAAAGCCATCCAGGGTTTTATCAACAACCCAGAGTCCAACAAGCCACTGACACTCTCCTTCCACGGCTGGTCCGGTACCGGCAAGAACTTTGTGGCCCGGATCATCGCAGATAACCTGTATCGTGACGGGGTGAAGAGTGAGTGTGTCCGGCTGTTCATCGCCCCGTTCCACTTCCCACACGCCAGACTGGTGGACACGTACAAG GGCCAGCTGAGAGAGGCGATCCGGGACATGGTGTTGCGCTGCGCTCAGACTCTGTTCATCTTCGATGAGGCTGAGAAGCTTCACCCAGGTCTCATCGATGCCATCAAACCCTACATGGATCACTATGACAACGTAGATGGCGTCAGCTACCGCAGagccctcttcctcttcctcag TAATATTGGTGGAGCAACGATCAACGATGTAGCGCTGGACTTCTGGCACTCTGGTCAAAATCGAGAGGACATCGGTATGGAAGACTTGGAGCATCGGCTACGAGCTGAAACTATGGAGTCTCAAG GTGGGTTTGCTCAGAGTGAGCTGATGTCTGGCCACTTGATCGACTTCTTTGTGCCGTTCCTGCCTCTGGAGTACCGCCACGTCAAGCTCTGCGCCCGGGACGCCTATGCAGCACGAGGTCTGGAGACAGATGAGGCTACGCTGGATGAGGTGGCCAAGGCGATGCTGTATGTCCCCAAAGAGGAGAGACTGTTCTCAGCCCAGGGATGCAAGTCCATACCCCAGCGGATCAACTTCTTTCTCCCCTAG